The following proteins are encoded in a genomic region of Cryptococcus gattii WM276 chromosome I, complete sequence:
- a CDS encoding Hypothetical protein (Similar to TIGR gene model, INSD accession AAW42843.1; CND05330), producing the protein MRHRRQRYAPPSLALVLVVLILVIVAEVGEALEHGRGGTGVERRVHNQTRRRAIGGKKRQFNLISELESLGSSVSSNLFDLLAPTTSTEHLVSPVESTSFVQSSTQPVATSVVEHATNLVESIATSASSAKKSSTIGALATSTVESHSATLLSTSDQLRPASQSTTDVKSTSSDGYVVASYQGTSTSRSSEATSSYSPVASSSSATASPISSLENIFETFSPASSVASILTSSAIELSTKTSTSILMSQLSSAASSQAILDTSEAIVESTSTHWGPASTVVWATKSKSKRRYREMRTQESGQTEERDENRGEVAERDIQTEVEDFENTATNTVGDVSVTADQDWGITSATASTSAAAAEVTSALVEVTSVSIGQQITSNAAEPTTAAIMVTSVQMDNRPIVSIQASTQTSMLDGGVWSSPPDAVVTLSAPSSFTADSPAFLVTSATAWDADTSVSVTAASSQPGQTLLSNSDFVTSAAVDDSGLTSLSFEVLSTSAFGPLVSTQSEEGIFGVMETASITTLAVDTNAWTSSESLTVTERVNSDVTNTQLVSESSSSAMVLSDVNHPPLQTLSGLSSMSIGETNSAPTAPIKLSSSILSNTLPNVAFSASDTMSYTSIELGVSSAYHTFLSSQSEFSTSSAVGTASSTVSAVTKTDGLSESTALPSPSNGLPPTTVLSSVGDLSSSATLPPTVSVITNDSVPMSTTVTGSGSPPATSLETSTWSNWLSEPSITVAESYSLLWSSAIGTESSEVLVSSAIVFATESNGLTGSSWVEEANITTTVGRISSSDSMTTETGSLSALSVIFSSFSSTFEGSTADASDEDILSSLTQYRQFVASSTSFSISVTSFLPSSLSSVDLSSLKTSVVQKTDIQGSSLGSESEVLTTATQTAAVYVSESGSSSLSASDVPITSGVMSSEAVASSEVASFDSAVGGAATTSFAASSFSNVEMPSVTSSLGEAITSSLDISASTSEAAISTAASSFAPSEPLSTSVFEPTSTTSEMLGSVPSSSEIPPVSYSTSSSNVFSTSSLFAPFAMESSSYVEPSDVSFTSGALVGATSSPEPSSSVPAVVEDTTSQVASESIASMPAPTESFWTSSQTFSQITVPTTVSAVAYAGPSSSVIESSNVLSNGPEASLSSSQSADYDGIISQAVSSSFSAEKSMRPSSSAQISITYSAPGSINQAATSAVDYSLTDVAPVSTSSATISSSNAKPSESETIIPGMVNVTAITSAPAATGSQVMTFDPATSSSSSFDEWSQSSSSAYSATSSVDEGYTPTQTWLIVASTLSSSYQATSADTSQPASQSGSGSRSTTASPSVATIPSSMPTLIVPGNSVANNAKAGTGSDDDPIKGDTLIAILLAAEQYPWWFVVESSDATSQLFNTFPTLISNALEIGSSVVSTYGLQVYQPASWNGDETSLLTQYMAYIPSECFDTLNAYIQTPSSPLYNQTGIEGQLAAQINTAFPLAAAASDTTPSSSSTSEGSSSSKKKRNIIIGVCVGVGGALWIALVWWVYKRTKRSNDKAVHKRLSEHMTMFQDHRPMSQAYRDNVTVNNGWVNDRRVSRAPSIAASEIDDRPSSFYASPFETDRSLRDQQRGYDDETHRASHGSSSGPSAESPHSYGHSVFGGNWFQNTNSYSQNHDGYQSPTRSRMSQNPFEDMVTRSYLGTAGVNAPAPKRRSALGKPVNKALISQPKLQGNSLEFRDYDSCT; encoded by the exons ATGCGTCACCGTCGACAGCGATACGCACCGCCTTCATTGGCGCTCGTACTTGTAGTACTTATTCTTGTAATAGTTGCAGAAGTTGGTGAGGCTTTGGAACATGGAAGGGGAGGGACGGGAGTAGAGAGGAGGGTGCATAACCAAACTAGGAGAAGGGCAATAGgggggaagaagagacaGTTTAATCTTATCAGCGAGCTTGAAT CTTTGGGCTCCAGTGTCTCGAGTAATCTATTCGACCTTTTAGCCCCGACTACTTCCACAGAACATCTTGTTTCACCCGTGGAAAGTACATCGTTTGTTCAATCTTCGACACAGCCTGTGGCCACGTCTGTTGTTGAACACGCTACAAACCTCGTTGAATCTATCGCGACTTCAGCGTCTTCTGCCAAAAAATCCTCGACTATTGGAGCACTAGCCACGTCGACGGTTGAGTCTCATTCAGCTACATTGCTGTCCACTTCCGACCAACTTCGCCCTGCTTCACAATCCACAACTGATGTTAAAAGCACATCTTCGGACGGATATGTCGTCGCTTCATATCAAGGGACTTCCACATCGCGCAGCTCAGAAGCGACTTCCTCTTATTCTCCAGTAGCAAGCTCCAGTTCGGCTACCGCTTCACCTATATCATCTCTCGAAAACATTTTTGAGACCTTCAGTCCTGCCTCCAGTGTTGCTTCTATCCTAACATCTTCGGCCATTGAACTTAGTACCAAAACTTCGACGTCAATCCTTATGAGCCAATTGTCTTCGGCTGCGTCTTCTCAAGCAATTCTTGATACTTCTGAGGCTATTGTCGAATCCACTAGCA CACACTGGGGCCCAGCTTCGACTGTGGTTTGGGCTACAAAATCAAAAAGTAAAAGGAGGTACAGAGAAATGAGAACGCAAGAATCCGGTCAAACggaagagagagatgaGAACAGGGGAGAGGTAGCGGAAAGGGACATCCAGACAGAGGTGGAGGATTTTGAAAATACCGCCACCAACACTGTCGGGGACGTGAGTGTGACAGCGGATCAGGACTGGGGCATAACAAGTGCTACGGCTTCAACAAGCGCTGCAGCTGCAGAGGTGACAAGCGCACTTGTAGAGGTCACCAGTGTCTCAATAGGACAACAGATTACTAGTAACGCTGCAGAGCCGACCACTGCAGCGATTATGGTCACAAGCGTCCAGATGGACAACCGGCCCATTGTCAGTATCCAGGCAAGTACACAAACGTCAATGCTTGACGGTGGTGTTTGGTCCTCTCCACCAGATGCCGTCGTTACTCTAAGTGCACCATCCTCCTTCACCGCGGATAGTCCAGCTTTCTTAGTCACCTCTGCTACGGCATGGGACGCCGACACTTCGGTTTCAGTAACTGCTGCCAGCTCTCAACCAGGTCAGACATTACTTTCGAACTCTGACTTCGTGACCTCGGCCGCGGTTGACGATAGCGGCTTAACGTCTCTTTCTTTTGAAGTCCTTAGCACCTCAGCTTTTGGGCCACTAGTCAGTACGCAATCAGAAGAGGGAATTTTTGGAGTGATGGAGACGGCATCGATTACGACTTTGGCGGTGGACACAAATGCGTGGACATCGTCGGAGTCGCTTACAGTGACAGAGAGGGTGAACTCAGACGTGACGAACACTCAGTTGGTCAGCGAATCTTCGTCAAGCGCTATGGTATTATCAGACGTGAACCATCCGCCTTTGCAAACCTTGTCGGGCCTTTCTTCCATGTCTATTGGAGAAACAAATTCTGCCCCCACTGCCCCTATAAAACTTTCCTCCAGCATCCTCTCAAACACGCTGCCCAACGTGGCTTTCTCTGCTAGTGATACGATGAGCTATACGTCCATCGAGCTTGGGGTCTCTTCCGCATACCATACATTTTTGTCGAGCCAGTCGGAATTTTCAACCTCTTCAGCTGTTGGCACTGCCTCCTCTACTGTCTCAGCGGTGACGAAGACTGATGGGCTTTCGGAATCCACGGCACTACCATCGCCCAGTAATGGATTACCGCCAACAACTGTGCTGTCTTCCGTTGGCGATCTATCAAGTTCAGCTACTTTGCCGCCCACCGTTTCAGTGATAACGAATGACAGTGTACCAATGTCGACGACAGTAACGGGTTCTGGAAGTCCACCGGCAACTTCTTTGGAGACTTCCACTTGGAGCAACTGGTTGTCAGAGCCTTCGATTACAGTCGCGGAAAGTTACAGCCTGTTATGGTCATCTGCGATAGGTACTGAGAGTAGCGAGGTACTCGTCTCCTCTGCAATTGTTTTTGCGACAGAGAGCAATGGGCTTACAGGTTCAAGCTGGGTCGAAGAGGCAAATATAACGACAACAGTGGGGAGAATTTCCTCCTCAGACTCTATGACTACAGAGACTGGAAGCCTTTCTGCATTGTCTGTTATTTTTTCAAGTTTTTCTTCCACATTCGAGGGATCGACGGCAGATGCCTCGGACGAGGATATACTTTCCTCCTTGACGCAATATCGTCAATTTGTTgcttcttcaacttctttTTCAATTTCAGTTACTTCATTTTTACCTTCTTCACTTTCTAGCGTTGATCTATCAAGTTTAAAGACATCCGTGGTACAGAAAACTGACATACAAGGTTCTTCCCTAGGTTCAGAATCCGAAGTTTTGACTACAGCAACTCAGACAGCGGCTGTCTATGTCAGCGAGAGTGGAAGTTCCAGTCTCAGTGCTAGTGATGTGCCTATTACAAGTGGAGTAATGTCTTCTGAAG CTGTTGCTTCAAGCGAAGTCGCTTCGTTCGATTCTGCGGTAGGCGGTGCCGCCACCACATCCTTTGCTGCCTCATCGTTCAGCAATGTCGAAATGCCTTCGGTCACTTCCAGCCTTGGTGAAGCTATTACCTCCTCCCTGGATATCTCTGCCAGCACTTCGGAGGCAGCCATTAGTACTGCTGCATCCTCTTTTGCTCCTTCCGAACCTTTATCCACTTCTGTTTTCGAACCGACGTCCACGACTTCAGAGATGCTTGGTTCTGttccttcatcttctgaAATCCCTCCTGTTTCTTACAGCACGTCGAGTTCCAATGTGTTTTCGACTTCAAGCCTTTTTGCACCGTTTGCAATGGAATCTAGTTCTTATGTCGAGCCGAGCGACGTTTCTTTTACTTCTGGGGCCCTTGTAGGTGCCACCAGCTCGCCTGAACCGTCATCTTCCGTTCCGGCTGTGGTAGAAGACACTACCTCACAAGTTGCTAGCGAATCTATTGCTAGCATGCCTGCCCCTACAGAATCTTTTTGGACTTCGTCACAGACATTCAGTCAAATCACTGTTCCCACTACTGTTAGCGCGGTCGCTTATGCGGGTCCAAGCTCTTCAGTTATCGAGTCTAGCAATGTTTTGTCCAATGGTCCTGAAGCTTCATTATCCTCTTCGCAATCTGCTGATTACGATGGGATCATTTCCCAAGCAGTGTCAAGCTCATTCAGCGCCGAAAAGTCGATGAGGCCAAGTAGTTCGGCTCAAATTTCGATTACATACAGTGCCCCCGGGTCTATCAATCAAGCTGCAACCTCTGCTGTGGATTACTCCCTCACTGATGTGGCGCCTGTATCAACTTCTTCAGCTACAATCTCCTCGTCAAATGCCAAGCCTTCCGAGTCTGAGACTATTATTCCTGGCATGGTCAACGTAACTGCTATCACCTCCGCGCCTGCAGCTACTGGATCACAAGTCATGACATTTGATCCTGCTACGtcttcgtcatcttctttcGATGAATGGTCTCAATCCTCTAGCAGTGCTTATTCAGCCACTTCAAGCGTTGATGAAGGCTACACTCCTACTCAGACTTGGCTTATTGTCGCTTCTACACTTTCATCTTCTTATCAGGCCACTAGTGCCGATACATCTCAGCCCGCTTCTCAGTCAGGTTCTGGATCCCGCAGCACTACTGCTTCGCCCTCGGTTGCTACCATACCAAGTAGTATGCCCACGTTGATCGTCCCAGGAAACTCAGTAGCCAATAACGCAAAGGCCGGGACTGGAAGTGACGACGATCCGATCAAGGGAGATACACTGATTGCGATCTTGCTGGCGGCGGAGCAATACCCTTGGTGGTTTGTT GTCGAATCTTCTGATGCAACCAGCCAGCTGTTCAACACTTTCCCCACCCTCATCAGCAATGCCTTGGAGATTGGCT CTTCCGTCGTGTCCACCTATGGTCTTCAGGTGTACCAACCCGCCTCTTGGAACGGCGATGAGACCTCCCTCCTGACCCAATACATGGCCTACATCCCGAGCGAATGTTTTGACACCCTCAATGCGTACATTCAAACCCCCTCGTCGCCTCTGTACAACCAAACGGGCATTGAGGGTCAGCTTGCCGCCCAGATCAACACCGCTTTCCCTCtggctgctgctgcatCTGACACTACAccatcatcttcgtcaACTTCGGAGGGCTCATCCTCGAGCAAGAAGAAACGCAATATCATAATTGGCGTTTGTGTTGGGGTAGGTGGCGCTCTTTGGATAGCCTTAGTCTGGTGGGTCTACAAACGCACCAAACGATCCAACGACAAGGCTGTCCACAAGAGGCTGTCAGAACACATGACAATGTTCCAGGATCATCGTCCCATGTCCCAAGCTTATCGGGACAACGTCACAGTCAACAATGGATGGGTCAACGATCGTCGTGTGTCGCGCGCGCCATCCATCGCTGCTAGCGAGATTGATGATCGCCCTTCATCTTTTTACGCTTCACCTTTTGAGACTGATCGTTCCCTGCGTGACCAGCAACGTGGATATGACGACGAGACGCATCGCGCGTCTCATGGTTCTAGTTCTGGCCCATCTGCTGAGTCTCCCCATAGTTACGGCCACTCCGTTTTCGGTGGTAATTGGTTTCAGAATACCAACTCATATTCCCAGAACCACGATGGTTATCAATCACCTACGAGATCGAGAATGTCTCAGAACCCATTCGAGGACATGGTGACAAGATCGTACCTGGGTACAGCAGGAGTGAATGCGCCAGCGCCCAAGAGAAGAAGCGCATTGGGTAAGCCTGTGAATAAGGCTCTTATCTCTCAGCCAAAACTGCAAGGCAATTCACTCGAGTTTAGGGATTATGACTCTTGCACGTAA
- a CDS encoding Hypothetical Protein (Similar to TIGR gene model, INSD accession AAW43226.1): protein MPPKRPPPLPRSLFTGQGPLAPGNAPLPLPPTRIHPDYIVDSHSFVTSSELTPDPIYHGLAEEYPRPPVRNAVQVKMNISAEPAQAILGVKPFSIHPTVLNLGLATPPSVTNIAKGAVDIIVPSTVPLTEKDWDLLDEAVIALEGCWGHGEEGKPKPGKIVISGLLVPPLTKPSSALIHSESFNLHLARLASLSLHANVFLKVLPPVAEVFGTGPDDKWWTDRKELERVLRMYASHAIETFGTHRLIFGSSPALPLSDLEHVSHTHTVGELEQPISNGEWYAVLRKCVAELGEGVEEMTGVMGANAAAVYDLHP, encoded by the exons ATGCCGCCCAAGAGGCCTCCCCCCCTCCCCAGAAGCCTCTTCACAGGACAAGGGCCACTCGCCCCTG GCAACGCgcccctccccctcccgCCCACCCGCATACATCCCGACTACATCGTCGACTCCCACTCCTTTGTCACCTCTTCCGAACTTACTCCGGACCCCATATACCACGGCCTCGCAGAGGAATATCCCCGGCCGCCGGTACGGAATGCCGTCCAGGTCAAGATGAACATCAGCGCCGAGCCAGCACAAGCTATCCT CGGCGTGAAACCCTTCTCTATCCACCCCACCGTCCTCAACCTCGGTCTTGCCACGCCTCCATCTGTGACCAACATCGCCAAGGGCGCCGTTGACATCATCGTGCCTTCCACAGTGCCCTTGACCGAGAAGGATTGGGATCTGCTCGATGAGGCTGTTATCGCTCTTGAAGGGTGCTGGGGACATGGCGAGGAGGGAAAACCAAAACCAGGGAAAATTGTGATCT CCGGTCTCCTTGTCCCACCCCTCACCAAGCCGTCCTCCGCCCTCATCCACTCGGAATCATTTAACCTTCATTTGGCTCGCCTAGCGTCTCTGTCGCTCCATGCCAATGTCTTTCTCAAGGTCCTCCCGCCCGTGGCCGAGGTATTTGGAACGGGGCCAGATGACAAGTGGTGGACGGATAGGAAAGAGCTTGAACGGGTCTTGAGGATGTATG CATCCCATGCCATAGAGACGTTTGGCACTCACCGTCTCATTTTCGGCTCTTCTCCAGCCCTGCCCCTCTCGGACCTCGAACATGTCAGCCATACGCACACCGTCGGCGAACTCGAACAGCCTATAAGTAATGGCGAGTGGTACGCTGTGCTACGAAAGTGTGTGGCAGAGCTTGGCGAAGGGGTGGAAGAGATGACCGGCGTTATGGGAGCGAACGCCGCAGCGGTTTATGATTTGCATCCTTAG